Proteins encoded within one genomic window of Syntrophorhabdaceae bacterium:
- the ilvN gene encoding acetolactate synthase small subunit: MRHTISLLVENEFGVLSRIAGLFSGRGFNIESLCVAESLDPTVSTMTIVTTGNDAILEQILKQLNKLINVIKVVDFKDIDYVSRQMVLVKVNAEEKTRPEILRMVEIFRGKIIDVSSRSYTIMITGDEDKLKAFISLIKPLGIKELVRTGPIAMARGERLMKIKEKTDIKGGESNG, encoded by the coding sequence TTGAGACATACCATATCGCTTCTTGTTGAGAACGAGTTTGGGGTCCTTTCAAGGATCGCGGGCCTCTTCAGCGGCAGGGGCTTCAACATTGAAAGCCTTTGTGTGGCCGAGAGCCTCGATCCCACTGTCTCCACAATGACCATCGTGACGACGGGGAACGACGCCATCCTGGAACAGATACTGAAGCAACTCAACAAGCTCATCAATGTCATCAAGGTCGTCGACTTCAAGGATATCGACTATGTCTCGCGGCAGATGGTTCTTGTCAAGGTCAACGCCGAAGAGAAGACACGCCCGGAGATCCTGAGAATGGTGGAGATATTCAGGGGCAAGATCATCGATGTCTCGTCCCGCTCGTACACCATCATGATCACCGGCGATGAAGATAAACTCAAGGCCTTCATCAGTCTCATAAAACCCCTTGGCATAAAGGAACTTGTGCGGACCGGCCCCATTGCCATGGCCCGGGGCGAAAGATTGATGAAGATCAAAGAAAAGACAGATATCAAAGGAGGAGAATCAAATGGCTAA